In one window of Pseudomonas putida DNA:
- the argS gene encoding arginine--tRNA ligase, producing MKDTIRQLIQQALTQLVNEGVLPEGLTPAIQVENARDKTHGDFASNIAMMLAKPAGMKPRDLADKLIAALPASADISKVEIAGPGFLNFFQNTDALANRLEAALADAHLGVRKAGAAEKVVIDMSAPNLAKEMHVGHLRSTIIGDSVARVLEFLGDEVIRQNHVGDWGTQFGMLLAYLEENPITSDELSDLENFYRAAKKRFDESEDFANRARGLVVKLQAGDPECMALWTRFKDISLSHCQKTYELLNVKLTMADVMGESAYNADLANVVADLKAKGLLVESQGAQCVFLEEFKNTEGEPLPVIVQKADGGYLYATTDLAAVRYRSNVLKADRALYFVDQRQALHFNQVFEVARRAGFVGHPMKMEHMGFGTMNGADGRPFKTRDGGTVKLIDLLSEAKERAYALVKEKNPSLAEDELRHIGEVVGIGAVKYADLSKHRTSDYSFNFELMLNFEGNTAPYLLYAYTRVAGVFRKLGKGFDEVEGDIVLQAAHEQDLAARLAQFGETLNNVAEKGTPHVLCSYLYDLAGLFSSFYENCPILTAETVEQQQSRLRLAALTGRTLKQGLELLGLETLERM from the coding sequence ATGAAAGACACCATTCGCCAGCTGATCCAGCAAGCCCTCACCCAACTCGTCAACGAAGGTGTGTTGCCTGAAGGCCTGACGCCGGCGATCCAGGTGGAAAACGCCCGCGACAAGACCCACGGCGACTTCGCCAGCAACATCGCCATGATGTTGGCCAAGCCGGCAGGCATGAAGCCGCGCGACCTGGCCGACAAGCTGATCGCCGCCCTGCCTGCCAGCGCCGACATCAGCAAGGTCGAGATCGCCGGCCCCGGCTTCCTCAACTTCTTCCAGAACACCGACGCCCTGGCCAACCGCCTAGAGGCGGCACTTGCAGATGCCCACCTGGGCGTGCGCAAGGCCGGCGCAGCGGAAAAAGTGGTCATCGACATGTCGGCGCCAAACCTGGCCAAGGAGATGCACGTCGGCCACCTGCGCTCGACCATCATCGGCGACAGCGTCGCGCGCGTGCTGGAATTCCTCGGCGACGAGGTGATCCGCCAGAACCACGTGGGCGACTGGGGCACCCAGTTCGGCATGCTGCTGGCCTACCTGGAAGAAAACCCCATCACCAGCGACGAGCTGTCGGACCTGGAAAACTTCTACCGCGCGGCGAAGAAGCGCTTCGACGAATCGGAAGACTTCGCCAACCGCGCCCGTGGCCTAGTGGTCAAGCTGCAAGCTGGCGACCCCGAGTGCATGGCGCTGTGGACGCGTTTCAAGGATATCTCGCTGTCGCACTGCCAAAAGACCTACGAGCTGCTCAACGTCAAGCTGACCATGGCCGACGTGATGGGCGAAAGTGCCTACAACGCCGACCTCGCCAACGTAGTCGCCGACCTCAAGGCCAAGGGTCTGCTGGTCGAAAGCCAGGGCGCGCAGTGCGTGTTCCTGGAAGAGTTCAAGAACACCGAAGGCGAGCCGCTGCCGGTGATCGTGCAAAAGGCCGACGGCGGCTACCTGTACGCCACCACCGACCTGGCTGCGGTGCGCTACCGCAGCAATGTGCTCAAGGCCGATCGCGCCTTGTACTTCGTCGACCAACGCCAGGCGCTGCACTTCAACCAGGTGTTCGAAGTGGCGCGTCGCGCCGGCTTCGTCGGGCACCCGATGAAAATGGAGCACATGGGCTTCGGCACCATGAACGGCGCCGATGGCCGTCCGTTCAAGACCCGCGACGGCGGCACCGTGAAGCTGATCGACCTGCTGAGCGAAGCCAAGGAGCGCGCCTACGCGCTGGTCAAGGAAAAGAACCCGAGCCTGGCCGAGGACGAGCTGCGCCACATCGGTGAAGTGGTCGGGATCGGCGCGGTGAAGTACGCCGACCTGTCCAAGCACCGTACCAGCGACTACAGCTTCAACTTCGAACTGATGCTCAACTTCGAAGGCAACACCGCGCCCTACCTGCTCTACGCCTACACCCGCGTGGCCGGTGTGTTCCGCAAGCTGGGCAAGGGCTTCGACGAGGTAGAGGGCGACATCGTGCTGCAGGCTGCCCACGAGCAGGACCTGGCGGCTCGCCTGGCACAGTTCGGCGAAACGCTGAACAACGTCGCCGAAAAAGGCACCCCACACGTGCTGTGCAGCTACCTCTACGACCTGGCCGGCCTGTTCTCCAGCTTCTACGAGAACTGCCCGATCCTCACCGCCGAAACCGTCGAACAGCAGCAGAGCCGCCTGCGTCTCGCCGCGCTGACCGGCCGTACTCTCAAGCAGGGCCTGGAGCTGCTCGGCCTGGAAACCCTGGAGCGCATGTAA
- a CDS encoding YggS family pyridoxal phosphate-dependent enzyme, translating to MSTLADNLRAISERIDNAARAAGRDTASVHLLAVSKTKPATAIREIHAAGVRDVGENYLQEALAKQDELRDLPLIWHFIGPIQSNKTKAIAEHFDWVHSVDRLKIAQRLSEQRPSGLPALNVCLQVNVSGEDSKSGCTPADLPALAQAVAELPNLRLRGLMAIPEPSDDRATQEAAFARLRQLQENLGLGLDTLSMGMSHDLEAAIAQGATWVRIGTALFGARDYGQP from the coding sequence ATGTCCACCCTAGCAGACAACCTTCGCGCTATCAGCGAACGCATCGACAACGCGGCCCGAGCCGCTGGACGCGACACCGCCAGCGTACACCTGCTGGCCGTGAGCAAGACCAAGCCCGCCACCGCCATTCGCGAAATCCACGCCGCTGGCGTACGCGACGTCGGCGAGAACTACCTGCAGGAAGCCCTGGCCAAGCAAGATGAATTGCGTGACCTGCCCTTGATCTGGCACTTCATCGGCCCCATCCAGTCGAACAAGACCAAGGCCATTGCCGAACACTTCGACTGGGTACACAGCGTGGATCGCCTGAAAATCGCCCAACGCCTGAGCGAGCAGCGCCCCAGCGGCCTGCCAGCGCTGAACGTCTGCCTGCAGGTGAACGTCAGCGGCGAAGACAGCAAATCGGGCTGCACCCCGGCCGATCTGCCGGCACTGGCCCAGGCCGTGGCCGAACTGCCCAACCTGCGTCTGCGCGGGCTCATGGCGATTCCCGAGCCCAGCGACGACCGCGCCACCCAGGAGGCCGCCTTCGCCCGCCTGCGCCAGTTACAGGAAAACCTGGGCCTTGGCCTGGACACGCTATCCATGGGCATGAGCCACGACCTGGAAGCGGCCATCGCCCAGGGTGCGACCTGGGTCCGTATCGGCACCGCCCTGTTCGGCGCCCGCGACTACGGCCAGCCCTGA
- a CDS encoding DUF4426 domain-containing protein, whose protein sequence is MRRLALLLISLCLAWPVLAADAARPERKQDFGDVTVHYSAFTSSMLQPDIAAATGLVRSKNQGVLNIAVLKAGKPGTAVVSGTVKDLTGRSSPLSFRQITDQGAVYYIAQFKIAQAETLTFDLNIETGGLSHTLSFNQEVFPGE, encoded by the coding sequence ATGCGTCGTCTCGCTCTCTTGCTGATCAGCCTGTGCCTGGCCTGGCCAGTGCTGGCTGCCGACGCCGCCCGTCCCGAGCGCAAGCAGGACTTCGGCGACGTCACGGTGCACTACAGCGCCTTCACCTCGAGCATGCTGCAGCCGGACATCGCCGCAGCCACCGGCCTTGTCCGCAGCAAGAATCAGGGCGTGCTCAACATCGCTGTGCTCAAGGCCGGCAAGCCTGGCACGGCGGTGGTCAGCGGCACGGTCAAGGACCTCACCGGCCGCAGCAGCCCGCTGTCGTTCAGGCAGATCACCGACCAAGGTGCGGTGTACTACATCGCCCAGTTCAAGATCGCACAGGCTGAAACCCTGACCTTCGACCTCAATATCGAAACCGGCGGCCTCAGCCACACACTCAGCTTCAACCAGGAAGTGTTCCCAGGCGAATGA
- the metW gene encoding methionine biosynthesis protein MetW, whose translation MRADLEIIHDWIPAGSRVLDLGCGNGELLASLRDRKNVTGYGLEIDADNIAECVNKGVNVIEQDLDKGLGNFASNSFDVVVMTQALQAVEYPDRILDEMLRVGRQCIITFPNFGHWRCRWYLATKGRMPVSDFMPYTWYNTPNIHFCTFEDFENLCHERNAKVLDRLAVDNRHRNGWGGRLWPNLLGEIGIYRVSSPGLQEHQVAV comes from the coding sequence ATGAGAGCCGACCTGGAAATCATCCACGACTGGATCCCCGCCGGCAGCCGGGTACTCGACCTGGGCTGCGGCAATGGCGAACTGCTGGCCTCGCTGCGTGATCGCAAGAACGTCACCGGCTATGGCCTGGAGATCGACGCCGACAACATCGCCGAGTGCGTAAACAAGGGCGTCAACGTCATCGAGCAAGACCTGGACAAGGGCCTGGGCAACTTTGCCAGCAACAGCTTCGACGTGGTGGTCATGACCCAGGCCCTGCAGGCCGTGGAATACCCCGACCGCATTCTCGACGAGATGCTGCGGGTAGGCCGCCAGTGCATCATCACCTTCCCCAATTTCGGCCACTGGCGCTGCCGTTGGTACCTGGCCACCAAAGGACGCATGCCGGTGTCGGACTTCATGCCCTACACCTGGTACAACACCCCGAACATCCACTTCTGCACCTTCGAAGACTTCGAGAACCTGTGCCACGAGCGCAATGCCAAGGTGCTCGATCGCCTGGCCGTCGACAACCGTCACCGCAATGGGTGGGGCGGTCGGCTTTGGCCTAATCTTCTGGGAGAGATCGGCATCTATCGGGTCAGCAGTCCTGGGCTGCAGGAGCACCAGGTCGCGGTCTGA
- the rdgB gene encoding RdgB/HAM1 family non-canonical purine NTP pyrophosphatase — MMNFQQLVLASHNAGKLKELQAMLGGSVQLRSIGEFSQVEPEETGLSFVENAILKARNAARLSGLPALADDSGLAVDFLGGAPGIYSARYADGKGDAANNAKLLDALKDVPEEQRGAQFVCVLALVRHADDPLPILCEGLWHGRILFEASGDHGFGYDPLFWVPERNCSSADLAPLEKNQLSHRARAMALLRQRLGLA; from the coding sequence ATGATGAATTTCCAGCAACTCGTATTGGCCAGCCACAATGCCGGCAAACTGAAAGAGCTCCAGGCCATGCTTGGCGGCTCCGTGCAACTGCGCTCGATCGGCGAATTCAGCCAGGTCGAGCCGGAGGAGACCGGCCTGTCGTTCGTCGAGAACGCCATTCTCAAGGCCCGCAACGCCGCGCGCCTTTCCGGTTTGCCGGCACTGGCCGACGACTCGGGCCTGGCGGTGGACTTCCTGGGCGGCGCACCGGGCATCTACTCGGCTCGCTACGCCGACGGCAAGGGTGATGCGGCGAACAACGCCAAGCTGCTCGATGCCCTGAAGGACGTGCCCGAGGAGCAGCGCGGCGCGCAGTTCGTCTGCGTCCTGGCCCTGGTGCGCCATGCCGACGATCCTCTGCCGATCCTCTGCGAAGGCCTGTGGCACGGTCGCATCCTGTTCGAGGCCAGCGGCGACCATGGCTTCGGCTACGACCCACTGTTCTGGGTACCGGAGCGCAACTGCTCCAGCGCCGACCTCGCACCGCTCGAGAAGAACCAGCTCAGCCATCGCGCCCGCGCCATGGCCTTGCTGCGTCAGCGTCTGGGCCTGGCATGA
- a CDS encoding C40 family peptidase: MPPFFKTWLTLCLLLPLAAHATNREQRLPNGFTGYTSNADVSVKRTPAKQVSLRARPANAAKNHALKVAAMSPKQSSEVLSRAVNVLGTPYRWGGSTPGKGFDCSGLVKYAFNDVADVDLPRTSNAMAQGHGVKVARDDLKPGDLIFFNIKSRRVNHVAIYLGNDRFIHAPRTGKRVSIDSLEKPYWQKHYVVAKRVLPKEQEALRLAKR, encoded by the coding sequence ATGCCGCCTTTCTTCAAGACATGGCTGACCCTCTGCCTATTGTTACCCCTGGCCGCCCACGCCACCAACCGTGAGCAACGACTCCCCAACGGATTCACTGGCTACACCTCCAACGCCGATGTTTCCGTGAAACGCACCCCCGCCAAGCAGGTCAGCCTGCGTGCGCGTCCGGCAAATGCCGCGAAGAACCACGCGCTGAAAGTGGCGGCGATGTCGCCCAAGCAGAGCAGCGAAGTACTCAGCCGCGCCGTCAACGTGCTCGGCACCCCCTACCGCTGGGGCGGTAGCACGCCTGGCAAGGGCTTCGACTGCAGCGGTCTGGTCAAGTACGCCTTCAACGATGTCGCCGACGTCGATCTGCCACGCACCTCGAACGCCATGGCCCAAGGGCATGGCGTGAAAGTGGCGCGGGATGACCTCAAGCCCGGCGACCTGATCTTCTTCAACATCAAGAGCCGTCGGGTCAATCACGTTGCCATCTACCTGGGCAACGACCGCTTCATCCACGCGCCGCGCACCGGCAAGCGGGTGAGCATCGACAGCCTCGAAAAGCCGTACTGGCAGAAGCATTATGTGGTTGCCAAGCGCGTGCTGCCCAAGGAGCAGGAGGCGCTGCGGCTGGCCAAGCGTTGA
- a CDS encoding SPOR domain-containing protein, whose amino-acid sequence MAAKKKPAPKRGASRHQPPAKQPIPGWVWLAVGLTVGAFIVFLMKLEPGGDDIKRAKPEQQKPAKVAEAAKGTTPTTPQPIKPKYDFYTLLPESEVIVPPEAVPEKTPPVPAQPVTPVTPAEAAKIDTARAQAALSGQTPPPAPPVIKPAATTQFFLQAGSFRKEADADKVRAQIILLGQVVKVESGTVKEETWYRVLVGPFSNREQLTVAQKQLAGAGFSNLLLQQRQTRQ is encoded by the coding sequence TTGGCTGCCAAGAAAAAACCCGCGCCCAAGCGCGGCGCCAGCCGTCACCAGCCACCCGCCAAACAGCCGATCCCGGGCTGGGTGTGGCTGGCGGTCGGCCTGACCGTAGGTGCATTCATCGTCTTCCTGATGAAGCTCGAGCCCGGCGGCGATGACATCAAGCGTGCCAAGCCTGAACAGCAGAAGCCCGCCAAGGTCGCCGAGGCGGCCAAAGGCACCACGCCGACCACGCCGCAGCCGATCAAGCCCAAGTACGACTTCTACACCCTGCTGCCAGAGTCGGAAGTGATCGTGCCGCCTGAAGCGGTGCCGGAGAAGACGCCGCCCGTGCCGGCCCAGCCGGTCACGCCGGTCACTCCTGCCGAAGCCGCGAAGATCGACACGGCCCGAGCCCAGGCTGCGCTGTCGGGGCAGACGCCACCACCGGCTCCCCCAGTGATCAAGCCTGCAGCGACCACGCAGTTCTTCCTCCAGGCCGGTTCGTTCCGCAAGGAAGCCGATGCCGACAAGGTACGTGCGCAGATCATCCTGCTCGGCCAGGTGGTCAAGGTGGAATCGGGGACGGTGAAGGAAGAAACCTGGTACCGCGTACTGGTCGGTCCGTTCAGCAACCGTGAACAACTGACCGTGGCACAGAAGCAGCTGGCCGGAGCAGGTTTCAGCAACCTGCTGCTGCAGCAGCGACAGACCCGCCAGTAA
- a CDS encoding YggT family protein yields MNALSDAAIFVVQTLVSLYLVIVLLRFVLQLVKADFYNPLSQFAVRATQPLLKPIRRVIPSIAGLDTSSLLLAIVIQALLMAFVLMVTYGTFGDILHLLMWAILGITSLFLKIFWVAMIVMVIVSWVAPNSHNPAAELAYQISEPVLAPFRRLVPNLGGMDISPIFAFIAIQVIQSFLMPQLAAYAGMPEQLWRMI; encoded by the coding sequence ATGAATGCACTGTCCGACGCCGCGATCTTCGTGGTGCAAACCCTGGTCAGCCTGTACCTGGTGATCGTCCTGCTGCGCTTCGTGCTGCAACTGGTCAAGGCCGACTTCTACAACCCGCTGAGCCAGTTCGCCGTGCGCGCCACCCAACCGCTGCTCAAGCCAATCCGCCGGGTCATTCCCAGCATCGCTGGCCTGGACACCTCTTCGCTGCTGCTGGCGATCGTGATCCAGGCGCTGCTGATGGCCTTCGTGCTGATGGTCACCTACGGCACCTTCGGCGACATCCTGCACCTGCTGATGTGGGCGATTCTCGGCATCACCTCGCTGTTCCTGAAGATTTTCTGGGTCGCGATGATCGTCATGGTGATCGTCTCGTGGGTCGCGCCGAACAGCCACAACCCCGCCGCCGAACTGGCCTACCAGATCAGCGAGCCAGTGCTGGCGCCGTTCCGCCGCCTGGTGCCCAACCTCGGCGGCATGGACATTTCGCCGATCTTCGCCTTCATCGCCATCCAGGTGATCCAGTCGTTCCTGATGCCACAACTGGCTGCCTATGCCGGCATGCCGGAACAGCTGTGGCGAATGATCTGA
- the metX gene encoding homoserine O-succinyltransferase MetX, which translates to MSTVFPEDSVGLVTPQIARFDEPLALACGRALASYELIYETYGQLNASASNAVLICHALSGHHHAAGYHAATDRKPGWWDSCIGPGKPIDTNRFFVVSLNNLGGCNGSTGPSSLNPATGKPYGADFPVLTVEDWVHSQARLADRLGIQTWAAIVGGSLGGMQALQWTITYPDRVRHCVDIASAPKLSAQNIAFNEVARQAILTDPEFHGGSFQDQGVIPKRGLMLARMVGHITYLSDDSMGEKFGRELKSDKLNYDFHSVEFQVESYLRYQGEEFSGRFDANTYLLMTKALDYFDPAAAHDGDLAATLAHVTAHYCIMSFTTDWRFSPARSREIVDALMAARKNVCYLDIDSPYGHDAFLIPTPRYMQGFANYMNRITL; encoded by the coding sequence ATGTCCACTGTCTTTCCCGAAGATTCCGTCGGTCTGGTAACCCCCCAGATCGCCCGGTTCGATGAACCGCTGGCCCTGGCCTGTGGCCGCGCGCTGGCCTCGTACGAACTCATCTACGAAACCTATGGCCAGCTCAACGCCAGCGCCAGCAATGCCGTGCTGATCTGCCACGCACTGTCCGGTCACCACCACGCCGCCGGCTACCACGCTGCCACCGACCGCAAGCCGGGCTGGTGGGACAGCTGCATCGGCCCGGGCAAGCCGATCGACACCAACCGCTTCTTCGTGGTCAGCCTGAACAACCTCGGCGGCTGCAATGGCAGCACCGGCCCGAGCAGCCTCAACCCGGCTACCGGCAAGCCCTATGGCGCGGATTTCCCGGTTCTGACCGTGGAAGACTGGGTACACAGCCAGGCCCGCCTGGCCGATCGCCTCGGCATCCAGACCTGGGCCGCCATCGTCGGCGGTAGCCTGGGCGGCATGCAGGCGCTGCAGTGGACCATCACCTACCCCGATCGCGTACGCCACTGCGTGGACATCGCCTCGGCGCCCAAGCTGTCGGCACAGAACATCGCCTTCAACGAAGTGGCACGCCAGGCCATCCTCACCGACCCCGAGTTCCACGGCGGTTCGTTCCAGGACCAGGGCGTGATCCCCAAGCGCGGGCTGATGCTGGCGCGCATGGTCGGGCACATCACCTACCTGTCCGACGACTCGATGGGCGAGAAATTCGGCCGGGAGCTCAAGAGCGACAAGCTCAACTACGACTTCCACAGCGTCGAGTTCCAGGTCGAGAGCTACCTGCGCTACCAGGGCGAGGAGTTTTCGGGGCGCTTCGATGCCAACACCTACCTGCTGATGACCAAGGCGCTGGACTACTTCGACCCGGCCGCCGCCCACGATGGCGACCTGGCCGCCACGCTGGCGCATGTCACCGCGCATTACTGCATCATGTCGTTCACCACCGACTGGCGTTTCTCGCCAGCACGCTCGCGAGAGATCGTCGATGCCCTGATGGCTGCGCGCAAGAACGTCTGCTACCTGGACATCGACTCGCCCTACGGCCACGACGCCTTCCTCATCCCGACCCCGCGCTACATGCAGGGTTTCGCGAACTACATGAACCGCATCACCCTCTGA
- a CDS encoding type IV pilus twitching motility protein PilT, giving the protein MDVTDLLARAVAAGASDLHLAAGEAPLWRLDGELQRLALPALQSEMIEKGLAPWLDADQRRLWPAAEEIDLALDLPGLGRFRLNLYRQYRGLAASLRLIPAQVPTVEELDLMEVYRVIAQCRDGLVLVGGPTGSGKSSTLAALIAQLDRERSNHILTLEDPVEFVHRAERCLITQREIGRHSRDFAQGLRSALRQDPDVIMIGELRDLETIRLALRAAQTGHLVLATVHTRTAASSIDRLVDVFAAEEKPLVRAMLAESLRLVVAQVLVRRVGGGRVAAREVLVATPAVRNLIREGRMAQLQSVMQTGTAQGMVTMEGAMQALMKRGVIDGAG; this is encoded by the coding sequence ATGGATGTGACCGACCTGTTGGCCCGGGCCGTGGCAGCGGGGGCTTCGGACCTGCACCTGGCTGCGGGCGAGGCGCCGCTGTGGCGCCTGGATGGCGAATTGCAGCGCCTGGCGTTGCCTGCCTTGCAAAGCGAAATGATCGAGAAAGGCTTGGCGCCCTGGCTCGATGCTGATCAGCGGCGCCTGTGGCCGGCGGCTGAGGAAATCGATCTGGCCCTTGATCTGCCTGGGCTTGGCCGTTTTCGTCTGAACCTGTACCGGCAGTATCGGGGGTTGGCCGCAAGCCTGCGGCTGATACCTGCACAGGTGCCAACGGTCGAAGAACTCGACCTCATGGAAGTGTATCGAGTCATTGCCCAGTGCCGTGATGGCCTGGTGCTGGTGGGTGGTCCGACCGGCAGTGGCAAGTCCAGCACACTGGCTGCTTTGATCGCGCAGCTTGATCGTGAGCGCTCAAACCACATCCTCACCTTGGAAGATCCGGTCGAATTCGTGCACCGCGCCGAGCGCTGCCTGATCACTCAGCGCGAGATCGGCCGCCACAGTCGCGATTTTGCCCAGGGGTTGCGCAGTGCCCTGCGCCAGGATCCGGATGTGATCATGATCGGGGAATTGCGTGACCTGGAGACCATTCGTCTGGCGCTGCGAGCGGCGCAGACCGGGCATCTGGTGCTGGCCACGGTGCATACGCGAACAGCGGCGAGCAGCATCGATCGCCTGGTGGACGTGTTCGCCGCCGAAGAGAAGCCGCTGGTGCGCGCCATGTTGGCCGAGTCGTTGCGTCTGGTGGTGGCGCAGGTGCTGGTGCGTCGGGTGGGTGGTGGCCGGGTGGCGGCGCGGGAGGTATTGGTGGCGACGCCAGCGGTGCGCAACCTGATTCGCGAAGGGCGGATGGCGCAGTTGCAGTCGGTGATGCAGACCGGCACGGCGCAGGGGATGGTGACGATGGAAGGGGCGATGCAGGCGTTGATGAAGCGGGGAGTGATCGACGGGGCAGGGTGA
- a CDS encoding NINE protein: protein MNTYQQGAPLHDTHSKVIGYLLWIFGFTGSHRFYYGKPITGTIWFCTLGLLGIGWLIDLFLIPSMDREADLRFQPGPVNYSVAWVLLTFLGIFGIHRLYQGKWISALIYLFTGGLFLIGVLYDFWTLNTQVSEVNGRQR, encoded by the coding sequence ATGAATACGTATCAACAGGGTGCGCCGCTTCATGACACGCACAGCAAGGTCATCGGGTACCTGCTGTGGATCTTCGGCTTCACCGGCTCGCACCGTTTCTACTACGGAAAGCCGATCACCGGGACGATCTGGTTCTGCACGCTGGGCTTGCTGGGTATCGGCTGGCTGATCGACCTGTTCCTGATCCCGTCCATGGACCGCGAGGCTGACCTGCGGTTCCAGCCAGGGCCGGTGAACTACAGCGTGGCGTGGGTGCTGCTGACGTTCCTGGGTATTTTCGGCATTCACAGGCTTTACCAGGGCAAGTGGATCAGCGCACTGATCTACCTGTTTACCGGCGGCCTGTTCCTGATTGGCGTGCTGTATGACTTCTGGACCCTCAACACCCAGGTGTCCGAGGTCAATGGCAGGCAGCGCTGA
- the proC gene encoding pyrroline-5-carboxylate reductase, translating into MSKTRIAFIGAGNMAASLIGGLRAQGLDAAQIRASDPGAETRARIKAEHGIETFESNAQAIDGVDVIVLAVKPQVMKAVCETLKPTLAPGQLVVSIAAGITCQSLQSWLGEIPVVRCMPNTPSLLRQGASGLYATAQVSGEQRQQAEQLLTAVGTALWLEQEQQLDAVTAVSGSGPAYFFLLIEAMTAAGEKLGLPRETASQLTLQTALGAAHMAVASDVDAAELRRRVTSPAGTTEAAIKSFQANGFEAIVEQALQAAATRSAELAEQLGK; encoded by the coding sequence ATGAGCAAGACTCGTATTGCCTTCATCGGCGCCGGCAACATGGCCGCCAGCCTGATCGGCGGCCTGCGCGCCCAGGGCCTGGACGCCGCGCAGATCCGCGCCAGCGACCCGGGTGCCGAGACCCGCGCCCGGATCAAGGCCGAGCACGGCATCGAAACCTTCGAAAGCAACGCCCAGGCCATCGATGGCGTGGACGTGATCGTGCTGGCGGTCAAGCCACAGGTCATGAAAGCCGTGTGCGAGACCCTGAAACCAACCCTGGCGCCGGGCCAACTGGTGGTCTCCATCGCTGCCGGCATCACCTGCCAGAGCCTGCAGAGCTGGCTGGGCGAAATCCCGGTGGTGCGCTGCATGCCCAACACGCCATCGCTGCTGCGCCAAGGTGCCAGCGGCTTGTACGCCACCGCTCAGGTCTCCGGCGAACAACGCCAGCAGGCGGAGCAACTGCTGACTGCGGTCGGCACCGCCCTGTGGCTGGAACAGGAGCAGCAGCTGGACGCCGTGACCGCGGTCTCCGGCAGCGGCCCGGCGTATTTCTTCCTGCTGATCGAGGCCATGACCGCTGCTGGCGAGAAGCTCGGCCTGCCGCGTGAAACCGCCTCGCAACTGACCCTGCAGACTGCCCTGGGCGCCGCGCACATGGCGGTTGCCAGCGATGTCGATGCTGCCGAACTGCGCCGCCGCGTCACCTCGCCCGCCGGCACGACCGAAGCGGCGATCAAGTCGTTCCAGGCCAACGGTTTCGAGGCCATCGTCGAGCAGGCGCTGCAGGCTGCGGCCACGCGCTCCGCCGAGCTGGCCGAACAATTGGGCAAATAA